One region of Chryseobacterium sp. SORGH_AS_0447 genomic DNA includes:
- a CDS encoding GLPGLI family protein: MYKLLFLLLMSMVSAQSYRFVYEYKMKPDLAKKDSVITDYMNLDTDGKKSYFYNSAKHERDSVYAVTGNLKDLMEAKSYDQNLSYIVEKDYAKKKINFYDNFKAVNILIPENESPKWKIEKEFAKINSMNCQKATANYKGRTWEAWFSKDYPVSDGPYKFNGLPGLVIRLNDSGDDHVFNLIQIKKISALPSVLPKSTKQISLAEYKKAMANYAFTNEDIEGVDVNKQDGKVGIRLKDGYVAKMGMDDMKKAAKLDEEITRRLRKTNNSIER, translated from the coding sequence ATGTATAAGCTCCTGTTTCTGCTTTTGATGTCTATGGTTTCGGCGCAAAGCTACCGTTTTGTTTACGAATATAAAATGAAGCCCGATTTGGCTAAGAAAGATTCCGTTATTACCGATTATATGAATCTTGATACCGACGGAAAGAAATCTTACTTTTATAATTCTGCAAAGCATGAGCGGGATTCCGTTTATGCGGTGACCGGAAATCTCAAAGACCTTATGGAAGCTAAATCCTATGACCAGAATTTAAGTTATATTGTAGAAAAGGATTATGCCAAGAAAAAGATCAATTTCTATGATAATTTTAAGGCTGTTAATATCCTGATCCCTGAAAACGAAAGTCCGAAGTGGAAGATCGAAAAAGAATTTGCAAAGATCAATAGCATGAATTGCCAGAAAGCTACGGCAAACTATAAAGGAAGAACCTGGGAAGCCTGGTTCAGCAAGGATTACCCTGTAAGTGACGGACCGTACAAATTCAATGGACTTCCCGGATTGGTTATCAGGCTAAATGATTCCGGAGATGATCATGTATTTAATTTGATCCAGATTAAAAAGATCAGTGCATTGCCTTCGGTCCTTCCGAAATCAACTAAGCAGATCAGTCTTGCAGAGTATAAAAAAGCAATGGCCAATTACGCATTTACCAACGAAGATATTGAAGGGGTTGACGTTAATAAACAGGATGGTAAAGTAGGCATCCGGCTGAAAGACGGCTATGTTGCTAAAATGGGTATGGACGACATGAAGAAAGCAGCTAAGCTCGACGAAGAGATTACCAGACGCTTGAGAAAAACAAACAATTCCATCGAAAGATAA
- a CDS encoding pyridoxal phosphate-dependent aminotransferase yields MEKLSERVNRLGYSQTFVMSNKAREMKANGIDVISLTLGEPDFDVPDNIKQAAFDAINQNYSHYSPVPGFLELREAIAHKLKRDNNLEYKPSQICVSNGAKQAIINVLAALLNDGDEVILPNPYWVSYDEMVKMMGGVSVMLPTSYVTDFKITAEQLEEAITDRTKAVLFSSPCNPSGGYYTYDELKSLAQVIAKYPHVTVISDEIYEFINYETKTTSIAQFPEVYEQTAIINGMSKAFAMTGWRIGYSACPEWLAKACEKVQGQMTSGANTVAQRASITALQADPSEYKYMIDAFKIRRDLVYDLIKEIPGFKVLLPKAAFYFFPDVSHYIGKTLNGTEIKDSDDFAMFLLENAHVGCVGGVSFGSPECIRFSYAASEEELREAMRRIKTLLDQFN; encoded by the coding sequence ATGGAGAAACTTTCAGAAAGAGTAAACAGACTTGGTTACTCGCAGACTTTCGTGATGTCCAACAAGGCCAGAGAAATGAAAGCCAACGGAATAGATGTTATCAGCCTTACTTTGGGCGAACCCGATTTTGATGTTCCGGACAATATTAAGCAGGCCGCCTTCGATGCCATTAACCAAAACTACAGCCACTACTCTCCTGTTCCCGGATTTCTGGAACTTCGTGAGGCCATCGCCCACAAACTGAAAAGAGACAATAATTTAGAATATAAACCTTCACAGATCTGTGTTTCCAACGGTGCTAAACAGGCCATCATCAATGTCCTGGCTGCCCTTCTCAATGACGGAGACGAAGTTATTCTTCCGAATCCTTACTGGGTAAGCTATGATGAAATGGTAAAAATGATGGGCGGTGTTTCCGTAATGCTTCCGACTTCATACGTTACGGATTTCAAAATTACTGCCGAGCAGCTGGAAGAAGCCATTACCGATAGGACTAAAGCGGTTCTTTTCAGTTCTCCTTGTAATCCTTCAGGCGGATATTATACCTATGATGAGCTGAAATCTTTAGCTCAAGTTATTGCGAAATATCCTCATGTTACCGTTATTTCAGACGAAATTTACGAGTTCATCAATTACGAAACGAAGACTACTTCGATTGCACAGTTTCCTGAAGTATATGAGCAGACTGCTATTATCAACGGAATGTCTAAAGCCTTTGCAATGACGGGCTGGAGAATCGGGTATTCCGCATGTCCGGAATGGCTGGCCAAAGCCTGCGAAAAAGTTCAGGGACAGATGACCAGCGGGGCCAATACCGTCGCTCAAAGAGCTTCGATTACGGCTTTACAGGCTGATCCTTCGGAATATAAATACATGATCGATGCCTTTAAAATACGCAGGGATCTGGTTTATGATTTAATTAAAGAAATTCCAGGATTTAAAGTATTGCTACCTAAAGCAGCCTTCTATTTCTTCCCGGATGTTTCCCACTATATCGGAAAAACGCTGAACGGTACCGAAATTAAGGATTCTGATGATTTTGCCATGTTCCTTCTGGAAAATGCCCATGTTGGCTGTGTAGGTGGTGTTTCATTCGGAAGCCCTGAATGTATCCGGTTTTCGTATGCTGCTTCAGAAGAGGAATTGCGTGAAGCGATGCGAAGAATTAAAACGCTTCTGGATCAGTTCAACTAA
- the rsmG gene encoding 16S rRNA (guanine(527)-N(7))-methyltransferase RsmG, translating to MSTTLLLKYFPDLTETKLDQFSKLENLYNEWNEKINVISRKDMESLYEKHILHSLGIAKVMAFAPGTKVLDIGTGGGFPGIPLAILFPEAEFTLIDSIGKKITVVNAVAEGVGLKNVTAVHGRAEKLKEKFHFVVSRAVTQMPEFLRWLKGKFEKEQFNPKHNGILYLKGGDLAEELAGLKCEIFNLKNYFDEEFYDTKKVVYLSKGNFNS from the coding sequence ATGTCTACAACGTTACTACTAAAATACTTTCCGGATCTTACAGAAACAAAGCTCGATCAGTTCAGCAAATTGGAAAACCTCTACAATGAATGGAACGAGAAAATCAATGTGATTTCACGAAAAGATATGGAATCGCTCTATGAGAAGCATATTTTACACTCTTTGGGTATCGCTAAAGTGATGGCGTTTGCTCCCGGAACAAAAGTATTGGATATCGGTACCGGAGGCGGGTTTCCCGGGATTCCCCTGGCGATCCTCTTTCCTGAAGCTGAATTTACGCTGATCGATTCCATCGGAAAAAAGATTACGGTAGTTAATGCCGTTGCAGAAGGAGTCGGACTGAAGAATGTAACGGCTGTTCATGGAAGAGCAGAGAAGTTAAAGGAAAAATTTCATTTTGTGGTAAGCCGTGCCGTAACGCAGATGCCGGAATTCCTGAGATGGCTGAAAGGTAAATTTGAGAAGGAACAATTCAACCCCAAGCATAACGGGATCCTGTATTTGAAAGGAGGAGACCTGGCAGAAGAGCTTGCCGGACTGAAATGTGAAATCTTCAACCTTAAGAATTATTTCGATGAAGAATTTTATGATACCAAAAAAGTAGTGTATCTGTCTAAAGGGAATTTTAATTCTTAG
- a CDS encoding DUF922 domain-containing protein — MKGIFVACFLISNMIFAQKIYWEEGRKLNWSNFKSRVNNQRGANVVAYTNCGWSYSYVKSSNPKAPVKIQIETIFNEDKSWKDDKRINDYVLLHEQKHFDVAEVFARKLRKEVSERIKTGADFDKYFKSIYSRILKEYQDFQRAYDGETKNGMVEEKQSEYNRIIAEELENYKSFKTS; from the coding sequence ATGAAAGGAATTTTTGTAGCTTGTTTCCTGATTTCCAATATGATATTTGCACAGAAAATATACTGGGAAGAGGGAAGAAAACTAAACTGGAGCAATTTTAAAAGCCGGGTGAATAACCAGAGAGGCGCAAACGTAGTGGCTTATACCAACTGCGGCTGGTCTTATTCGTACGTCAAATCATCCAACCCAAAAGCGCCGGTAAAAATACAGATCGAGACGATTTTTAATGAAGATAAATCCTGGAAAGACGATAAAAGGATTAACGATTATGTCCTGCTTCACGAACAGAAGCATTTTGATGTTGCGGAGGTTTTCGCACGCAAGCTCAGGAAGGAAGTTTCTGAAAGAATAAAAACCGGTGCCGATTTCGATAAATATTTCAAATCGATTTACAGCCGCATCTTAAAAGAATATCAGGATTTCCAGCGCGCCTACGACGGCGAAACAAAGAATGGAATGGTAGAAGAAAAACAATCGGAATATAATCGTATTATTGCTGAAGAATTAGAAAATTACAAAAGCTTTAAAACGTCTTGA
- a CDS encoding PD-(D/E)XK nuclease family protein, which yields MKFLNKVIHELLEQNSDLSEFNIVLPGKRPVVFIRRILEDRNYSGFLPTFFTIEELIDKIADQQSIDGIALWLFAFDVYKSLNLIPNDDFAEFLKWFPTLQKDWDDMLKFSDSDSAVLQYMFDEERIKEWAQDLGDDDEAPRKKFLNFWKNMNVFLPVLKKKLQEKEWATSGMINEIAKIKINDFAKHTKQQFVFCGFNAFTPAEEKLVRSLLQWDKAQCFFQADRYYFDDERQEAGKFLRNHKIWKEFDDHRAFQWIEDDFNQPKNIKVYEVSGNITQTKILPEIFEGIEDKTYSNTAVVLLDENLLPASLDVMHGVRNLNITMGFPLKNLSFSNAVKQLFYLQKQLEKNRSSYYYRDIFPILEELPKSADDELVINNFKAKIEERNIVYISKKLLQELLGNLSYYNLLVKTESTSVYLDALIAFCRQIKWLEIDDIQYENVSHFENAFRIIKNQLSPYQFEIKMETLEILINQHINSESIDFQGEPLRGLQIMGLLETRLLNFENVIMLSVNEGKLPLGNSQNTYIPFDIRRVFNLHTFLENDSIYAYHFYRLIQDSKNVHLLFNALSSGVNTGEKSRFITQIEMESSHNIEHVIIENSSEPIVTQPIEFSKTEIVLQRLEKWKEKVSASHLTSYLYNPIDFYLSKILNTSESDEIEEELSVKNYGNLVHYTLQEVYEMLKGKSLKEKDLKESVKAIDHYIEKAIEKLKHQPEFYEKGMNFIHKAIAKKVIENILTYDLELVKNGNTLEILDIEKRFENVDFHLGEHGKISFFGFIDRIDRLNGTLRIIDYKTAKIKNLVVKIDEANVDEYFHNSDRKQALQLCIYQYVVQNLPEFWGMPIETGIWSFAEAKKGVVSLQFEKGDIEDAMKSVKSLIEEILNPNINFIEEIKAYNSN from the coding sequence TTGAAATTCCTCAACAAAGTTATCCATGAACTCTTAGAACAAAACTCAGATTTATCTGAGTTTAATATTGTGCTTCCCGGAAAGCGGCCGGTCGTTTTTATCAGGCGGATCCTGGAAGACCGCAATTATTCAGGGTTTCTCCCGACTTTTTTTACGATCGAGGAACTGATCGATAAAATTGCAGACCAACAGTCGATTGACGGCATTGCGCTCTGGCTTTTCGCTTTTGATGTCTACAAAAGCCTCAACCTGATTCCGAATGACGATTTTGCCGAATTCCTGAAATGGTTTCCGACGTTGCAGAAAGACTGGGACGATATGCTGAAGTTTTCCGACAGCGATTCAGCAGTCCTTCAATATATGTTTGACGAAGAACGGATCAAAGAATGGGCGCAGGATCTGGGAGACGACGACGAAGCTCCGAGGAAGAAATTCCTGAACTTCTGGAAAAACATGAATGTTTTTCTTCCGGTTTTGAAGAAAAAACTTCAGGAGAAAGAATGGGCCACTTCCGGAATGATTAACGAGATCGCCAAAATTAAGATCAATGATTTTGCTAAACATACGAAACAGCAATTTGTCTTCTGTGGATTCAATGCCTTTACGCCGGCCGAAGAAAAGCTTGTGAGAAGCCTTTTGCAGTGGGATAAAGCCCAGTGCTTTTTCCAGGCAGACCGTTATTACTTTGATGACGAACGGCAGGAAGCCGGAAAGTTTCTGAGGAACCATAAGATCTGGAAGGAATTTGACGATCACCGTGCCTTCCAGTGGATTGAAGATGATTTTAATCAGCCTAAAAATATAAAAGTCTACGAAGTTTCCGGGAATATTACCCAGACCAAAATTTTACCGGAAATTTTTGAAGGCATTGAAGATAAAACCTACTCCAATACCGCTGTAGTCCTGCTGGATGAAAACCTGCTTCCGGCAAGCCTGGACGTTATGCACGGCGTCCGGAACCTGAATATTACGATGGGATTTCCCCTGAAAAACCTTTCGTTTTCAAATGCCGTTAAACAGCTTTTCTATTTACAGAAGCAATTGGAAAAAAACAGGTCATCGTACTACTACCGCGATATTTTCCCGATTTTGGAAGAGCTTCCCAAATCTGCGGATGATGAGTTGGTTATCAATAATTTCAAGGCAAAAATAGAAGAGCGGAATATTGTCTATATTTCAAAAAAACTGCTGCAGGAGCTGCTGGGAAATCTTTCCTACTATAATTTACTGGTTAAAACAGAATCCACCAGTGTATACCTGGATGCACTGATTGCCTTTTGCCGGCAGATCAAATGGCTGGAGATCGATGATATTCAGTATGAAAATGTATCACACTTCGAAAATGCTTTCAGGATCATCAAAAACCAGCTGTCGCCGTATCAGTTTGAAATTAAAATGGAAACGCTGGAGATCCTGATCAATCAGCATATCAACTCCGAAAGCATCGATTTCCAGGGGGAGCCGTTGCGTGGATTGCAGATTATGGGATTGCTGGAAACCCGTTTGCTGAACTTCGAGAATGTGATTATGCTTTCCGTGAACGAAGGAAAACTACCGCTTGGAAACTCACAGAATACCTATATTCCTTTTGATATCCGAAGGGTTTTCAACCTTCACACTTTTCTGGAAAACGACAGTATTTATGCCTATCATTTCTACCGCCTCATCCAGGATTCGAAAAATGTTCACCTGCTGTTCAATGCTTTGAGCTCCGGGGTAAATACGGGAGAGAAAAGCCGGTTTATCACCCAGATCGAAATGGAAAGTTCGCACAATATCGAGCATGTTATTATTGAGAATTCTTCCGAGCCAATCGTTACCCAGCCCATCGAATTTTCAAAGACCGAAATTGTTTTGCAGCGGCTTGAAAAATGGAAGGAAAAAGTTTCCGCATCGCATCTTACCAGTTACCTTTATAATCCGATCGATTTTTATCTTTCCAAGATCCTGAATACTTCGGAAAGTGATGAGATCGAGGAAGAGCTGTCGGTAAAGAATTATGGAAATTTGGTGCATTACACGCTTCAAGAAGTTTATGAGATGTTGAAAGGTAAATCGTTAAAAGAAAAGGATTTAAAAGAATCAGTTAAAGCAATAGATCACTATATTGAAAAGGCTATTGAAAAGCTGAAGCATCAGCCGGAATTCTATGAAAAGGGGATGAACTTTATTCATAAAGCCATTGCCAAAAAAGTGATTGAAAATATTCTTACTTATGATCTGGAGCTGGTAAAAAACGGAAATACCCTTGAGATTTTAGACATTGAAAAACGTTTTGAAAACGTGGATTTTCATCTGGGAGAGCACGGTAAAATTTCCTTTTTCGGTTTTATCGACCGGATTGACCGGCTGAACGGGACTTTAAGGATCATCGATTATAAAACGGCAAAAATTAAGAACCTCGTTGTAAAAATTGATGAGGCCAACGTTGATGAATATTTCCACAACAGCGACCGTAAACAGGCGTTACAGCTCTGTATTTACCAGTATGTTGTACAGAACCTTCCGGAGTTCTGGGGAATGCCTATTGAAACAGGGATCTGGAGCTTTGCGGAAGCCAAAAAAGGAGTGGTGTCTTTGCAGTTTGAAAAAGGGGATATTGAAGACGCTATGAAATCCGTTAAAAGTCTGATCGAGGAAATCCTAAATCCTAACATTAACTTTATAGAAGAAATCAAAGCTTACAACAGCAATTAA